TCTTTAATTTTGCCAAGAGCGATTGGGGAATGGAGAGTTTGACCAATCCCGTGCAACTCGCCGCCAAACCCAAATTGCCGCCGGGACGCGAAAGACGACTGGAAGCTGGCGAGGAAGAAAAACTCTTTGAAGCCATTGGCGATGACTTGGAGTTTGGCGCAATCGTCAAGTTCGCCTTGGAAACAGCCATGCGACGTGGCGAGATAGTTAAGCTTGCCTGGGAAGATATAGACCTCCGCAATAAGTCTGCATTATTGCGTGACACAAAAAACGGGACATGCAGGACAGTCCCTTTATCTCGAAAAGCGATCGAAGTGCTCCACGGGCTCCCTCGCCATATTTCCGGACGAGTTTTTCCCGGCCACCTCCATCCCGACACACTGTCATCGAAGATGGGCAAGGCTTGCCAATTGGCCGGACTGGCGAACTTGCACTTTCATGACCTGCGCCATGAAGCCACCAGTCGCTTCTTTGAGCATACGGACTTGGATGTGATGGAAATCAAGGCCATTACCGGACATAAATCCCTGCAAATGCTTGCGAGGTACACGCATTTGCGCACGGCCAATCTCGCAGCGAGATTGGATGGCGCGAAGCGTGGGGAGGTCAGGCGCTTGTAATTCTTTTTGAAATTAAGAGGGAAAGCCCTGTTGTGTTCTGCATGCTTGTATAGTGACCTAGACGTAAGCCTTGGCTTTAAAACCGCAGCCCGGGAGACGTGCATGGAGCCACGGCAAATCAAAGGCGTGCTTTTCGACGCCTTCGGCACGTTGTGCCGCATCGAATCCCCCCGGCTCCCCTACCGCTCGATCATGAAGCGATGGGAGAACGGAGCGGCCGATTGCTACCAAGCCATCATGACACGTGATGCATCCTTGGTGGAATTCGCCGGCGAGGCAGGGCTGTCCCAGGAAGAAACCGCTCTCCTCGAAGCGCATGTGGCCGAGGAAACGGACTCCATGCGTCTTTTTCCCGACGCCCCGCGAACGCTGCAAGCGCTCCGTGAACATGGCCTCAAGATCGCGGTGGTCTCCAATCTCGCCAAGCCCTATGGCGCGCCATTTCTCAAGCTTCTGCCCTTTGAGCCGGATGTCCGCGCCTTTTCCTACGAGGTCGGCGCGCGTAAGCCAGAGACGCTGCTCTATCAGTATGCCTGGGAAGGGCTCGGCTGTACGCCAGAGGAGCTCCTCATGGTCGGCGATTCGCTGAAAAACGATTATCAGGTCCCCCGTGTTCTTGGGCTCCACGCCTTATGGCTTGATCGGGAGGCCGCTTCCCTCCAGGGGGAGAATGGGCATGTTATCAATTCCCTCCAAAGCGTTATTGGCTACCTGGGGATCGTCAGTTGAAATGGGGCGTTCCGTTGAGGTAGCATGGGGACCACTTGTAAAAGCGGGCTAACGCAGTGGAAAGGCCAAATTAGCAAATTGTATTAATAGATTGTGCTAGTCTTGAATGAGTGACGCAATTTGCATTGCTCTGGCTGATGTACGCAGGAAGGATATTTTTTAATGACTGCATGCTTATTAATGAATATATAGAATACTACTTGGACGAAAAGGAAAGTTCTTTTAAATAAATACATGGGGCGATATATAAATATTTCGTAATTTTTTGGCGGATCAGATCGCGGCTTCAATGAAGTATGTGTGCAAGAAGGTAAAGCTTGAAATTCTGCGATTCCATGGCCTGCGGCAGGAAGCCATCAGCCGTGTTTTGAGCCTACGAACCTGGACGTCATAGAGATCGAGGCAATCACTAGGCACAAGGCTCTGTAAAATTAGCACAGTCTACGCATTTGCGAACGGCAGGCTTGGCGGACAGGCTTGCTGGGATGAAGTGTGGAAAGTTAATGAATGATTGACCTCAAGATAGTTAAGTCATCAGACTCTCAACAGAGACGATTACCCAGCCATTGTCTGAAAATTCACTCTGATAGTCAGCGATATTGTTTTCATGACAAGCCATGGCAAAAAGATGTGTTGGGCGGCTCATTGCCACATGAGAAATTTTTATGCAAGATTTTAAGCGAACCCCCATTGTTCGTTGTACTGGTTTTTCTAAAAGGAAAGGAGTGATATATTTAATATCATCTTTGTGATAAAATGTACTTAAAAAAAGTGTTGCGGTGTGAGTTTCTCCTTTCGCAGAATGAACTGTCCCGACTTCAATTTGTATATCAGATATGCAATCAACAAAATTGCATGCAAAATCTTGCTGACAAGCGTCGTCAATGGTTGTAGAAGATATAAAGTCCAATGCCATCCCCTTGTCGCTGCAATGGGCAATTAATGGATCCAATAAGACAGTCGCCTCGTCTATGATCTTGTCCTCAGATTTTCCTAGCAAGTACTCTAAAAACCATTGAGAAATCGTTGAATTAATTTGTAAATAGAGTTCGCTGTTGTTGGTTTTAAGCCAATTTTTAAATTGGTGTGCTGTGAACGGGATACCCTCTGCTGTGTTGCATCGGTTGACTAAGTTCGCAATTCCTTCGTATAAAAGTCGTTGGAATATCTTTGGGGAATGTGCTCCGCAGTGTAAGCCTTCGTATGATTTAATATACGATCTGAATGAACAAAATTTAGCGATATTTTTTTTGTGTGGAGTGTAACTTTGCCAGTAATGAGGTATACAAGTTGTTTCTTTTTGCTTTCCGACCCATCCGATAGCTTTGAATACTTTGTTGTTTATAGACGCATCTTCGTCTAAGCCGAGGTTTCGGATTAGTTTTCCGAAAGATTGAATAGTGCAATCCATGCAAAAGTCATTGTATGTAATAATATGTGGTTTATGAGAATTGACATTGTCGTTGCCAAGGAGCGGAATATGACGCAAAGTTCTTACTTTTGACGCAACTGTTGAAATGTTCTGCCCAAATCTCATGGATCTTGAAAATGTTAGTGCTCCATCGCGAGGTCTCCATTCCATTTCGCTATCTGTGGGCGTAGAAAAGATCGCCTGATTTGGATCTCCTAATTTTTGAACAACAGACCTGGGCCCGGAAAAAAGAGCATCTAAAATGTCAATTTGATGTCCATAGCTGTCTTGCATTTCGTCTATGAGAACAAATTTAAACCTAGCACTGAACAAATCATCCAGTGCTGGATGGTTCTGTAGGTAATATTTTGCAAGATTGTATGCCTGCCTATGGCTTATGATTCCGGACTCAAAGATTTTTTTGCAGGCATGGGTAATGGCGATGTGAGTAATTGTTGTAGTATTTGCAAGTTTAATAGGTTTCAAATCGAATGTTAGCGTGCTAGAGTCCAGCTGTATTTTTTTTAATAGGTCAGAGGGACTATCATAGCCTGGTCCTTGAACCTGTTTTGAGATCCAAGGGCGAGCCCTGGAAGCCATGCATTCGCTGGTGAGTTTGTGAAGGTAGTATTCTGTATCGATTGCAGTTAGGCGCTTGTTGAACAATTTAATGAAACAAGGTGAGGCCAAGTAGCGATCAACAAATGATTGAATTGTGCCAAAGAAATTTGGATAACTAAGAAGCTTGTCGGCTTCGTCTCCAAGTCTTTTCTTGATCTCATTGATTGCAACGTTGGTATGAGTTAGAACACAGATTCCGCCACCCTTAAGAAAAGATACTTTTTTCCCTAGAATCAATAACTTTGCGAGCAGGGCCGTCGTCTTTCCGCTTCCTGGGCAAGCGATTACATCGCATGAGTATAGCGATCGAATAAACGCTCTTCGCTCTTCATCAAAACTACAACCTGGCGGCAATAGCTTGGCTTCAGCAAGTGTTATATCCTCGTCGGTTATTTCAAGCATCTGGCTGGTCCTCAAGAGCCGCCGTGACATGGATGATTGCATTGACTAGGTATCTCATTGCTGGTTGATAAAGACGTGATATTATATCTTCGCTGCTTTTTGCGTATTCCTGTTTAATATTTTTTGCAAAAGTTTGAGCAACAACAGCTTTCGAAATGTCCTTTTTAAGCATTATATCGGTGTATATTCTTTTCGCAATAATTTCTTTTTTTCTCGAATGTTGTGACAGCTCCGCTCGCCATTCGTCGAAGAGCTCATTGGCTGTTTCTTTTGCCTCTTCAATTTTTTGGCGTTTCGGTGCCCCATCTTTAGCGTTTTGAATTTTTTCTGACATAAGAATGGACTTTAAAAATATTTTTTGTAACTGCTTTGTGAGCGAGATCTCATACTCTAATGTCCAATGGGGAGAGATAAATACTTTTGCACATCCTGATCCAAGCCGAGTTTCTATTGATTCGCCTTTGTCTGAAATTCCTTGTTTTATGCTTTCAATTGTTGGTATATTGTCTGTGCCTGTATGATTTTCAATTTGAACTTCATACGGGCAAACGTCACGGTCTGTGATTATGGCGACAGGAATTCCCATATTTTGACCGTCGCTGCGATCAAAAATCTTTGAGTAATGAAGAAATGCTGTGCTTCCAACATTTACAATAGAAACTCCGTATTGATGAAGAGGGCGTCCAATAAGTGTGGCGATCGTCGGCAACAAAATATTTTCTGCATCGCCTTCTACGAGGATTACCCCCTTCGCAAAAAACAAGTTCGATTTTGTAGCATCTAAGAAACGTTCTAAAAAATCGTAATTATTTTTCTTTAGTTTAGTGAAGGCACTACCCATGGGGAAGGCTTTGCCATCTTTGCAGATGATAAGATTTTTTAGTTTTAGGCTCGATGCAAGTGTTGTGCTGTGTGTTGAAAGAATAAGTTGGCCTTGAGTTTCTGTCTCTAGGTATTTTACCAGCCGCAGTTGTGCTTGAGGATGCAAGTGAGCTTCAAGCTCTTCAATTATTGTAAGCTTTAACTCATTACGAGAGGTGTTTTGTTGTAATAGAAGTTCGGCTGCGATGTATAAGAGATTTAATGAGCCTAACCCGGCCGACTCTCCTTGATATACAAGACTTAAACGTTTTAAGATACTTTGAAGCTCGCTTCCCGAGATGTTTATCTCTGATTCTTGTTTTGTTGATGGATGTAGAAAATTAACGAGGTGAGTATTTATTGTGTTGAGAATTGCGGAAGCCTCATCGTCGTCGGTGAAATATTTCTCGACACTATTATTGGCTTCAGAAATAATTTCTTCAAGCGCATGTTTTTTGCCATCCTCTTTTTGAAAGACAGTGTGAGCTTTCAGGATCTGAGCTAATCGAGATCTTCCGCTTGGAGCTAATTCGCTCTCGGCATCGCGAAGAGGTTTAAGGTATACAATTCTGAGTAAATCTAGCGCTGCACTAAAAATGGATTGTCCATCCGGATCAGATCCCGCTCTAAGCTCTCGAGAGATGCGATCAGGAGTCCGGCGAGCAACGTATGTTAAACGAAGTGAGTATTCAGGGACGCCTGAAGAATTATCAATATCAATCCACTCTAGGAAGGGAGCTGCTTCTTCGTTGGTAAATTTTTCAAATACGCACTCTATTTTTAGTTCTTGTGCACGTTTTATTCCATCAAAATGAAAATCTGAGTCTTCAAGGTGAAACCAATCTTTGCTTTGAGTCCCTAGAGTAAGTCGAATGGCGTCAATAATTGCAGATTTTCCAGAATCATTCTCACCAATAAGGACATTTAACCCATTGTTGAGTGGAACAACAATCCCTGGCAATGAGACGTTTTCCATTACAATTGACCCAAATTTTCGAAAATTCCAAATTCGTATGCTCGATAGGTACATGATTCACCGCGACTTGTTAGTTTGCGTGTCGTTTCTGTGAGTTTGCCATGTGAGGTATTGTAGCCTTTAAATCAGATTGCTTTTGTTGTAGTAGTCATGTCGAATTCATGATTGTTCCTGTATTTGTAATTCGGTGTGATCCAAAAGCGTCTCGGGCGTTTACGCTCATCGGTCCCTTGACTTAACCATCCCCTCTATCCCCCTGCTTTGAAGGCTAGGCGAAATAATCTGTATCAGCAAGCCTATTTTGCCTCTTCGATCTTAAAACCAATGGCTGTTTTCTCTGTCAATTTCATTTTGCTGATCTATTATTTGTTTAGTCTGCTGTTTATATGCGTTAACAATAAGTGCAACTGTTTTTGTGTACTGTTCAATTTTTGCCAGTATTGTGCTGTTTCTTGATATTGATCGCTTAAATTCCTGATCTGTAGCTGAAGATTTTGCAGTGTCCTTTCCTGCGAGGACAGCAAATTTTGCAGATATATTAGGGTTTGTTCGTGCTTGTTCTGCCTTTTTTGTAAATTTTGTTCCAATACAATCAACGTGTTCGAGAGCATGCGCTCGATCTCGGTCATGGCTTACTCCAATTTCACAGCTTGTTGTTTCCCCACCGTCCAGCCTGTGTGGGCCGAAGTCTTGGGCGGCAGGATGATGAACCGGCCATCCTGGTTCTCCAGGAGTTTCAATCCCCAGGTCCGCTTTTCCAGTTGACCGACGGTGTTCTCCAGGTCGGC
Above is a window of Desulfovibrio sp. TomC DNA encoding:
- a CDS encoding tyrosine-type recombinase/integrase, which codes for MATFRKRGNLQWEARIRKRGYPATCKTFDTKAEAEQWAKGVETEMSKGQFVSTKEAESYTLSECLDRYKEEYLPRLKDPRREISRANCLQSRAIAHRIMSTIRSKDIADYRRAREKEGISANTIRLDLALLSRLFNFAKSDWGMESLTNPVQLAAKPKLPPGRERRLEAGEEEKLFEAIGDDLEFGAIVKFALETAMRRGEIVKLAWEDIDLRNKSALLRDTKNGTCRTVPLSRKAIEVLHGLPRHISGRVFPGHLHPDTLSSKMGKACQLAGLANLHFHDLRHEATSRFFEHTDLDVMEIKAITGHKSLQMLARYTHLRTANLAARLDGAKRGEVRRL
- a CDS encoding HAD family hydrolase, whose amino-acid sequence is MEPRQIKGVLFDAFGTLCRIESPRLPYRSIMKRWENGAADCYQAIMTRDASLVEFAGEAGLSQEETALLEAHVAEETDSMRLFPDAPRTLQALREHGLKIAVVSNLAKPYGAPFLKLLPFEPDVRAFSYEVGARKPETLLYQYAWEGLGCTPEELLMVGDSLKNDYQVPRVLGLHALWLDREAASLQGENGHVINSLQSVIGYLGIVS
- a CDS encoding UvrD-helicase domain-containing protein; amino-acid sequence: MLEITDEDITLAEAKLLPPGCSFDEERRAFIRSLYSCDVIACPGSGKTTALLAKLLILGKKVSFLKGGGICVLTHTNVAINEIKKRLGDEADKLLSYPNFFGTIQSFVDRYLASPCFIKLFNKRLTAIDTEYYLHKLTSECMASRARPWISKQVQGPGYDSPSDLLKKIQLDSSTLTFDLKPIKLANTTTITHIAITHACKKIFESGIISHRQAYNLAKYYLQNHPALDDLFSARFKFVLIDEMQDSYGHQIDILDALFSGPRSVVQKLGDPNQAIFSTPTDSEMEWRPRDGALTFSRSMRFGQNISTVASKVRTLRHIPLLGNDNVNSHKPHIITYNDFCMDCTIQSFGKLIRNLGLDEDASINNKVFKAIGWVGKQKETTCIPHYWQSYTPHKKNIAKFCSFRSYIKSYEGLHCGAHSPKIFQRLLYEGIANLVNRCNTAEGIPFTAHQFKNWLKTNNSELYLQINSTISQWFLEYLLGKSEDKIIDEATVLLDPLIAHCSDKGMALDFISSTTIDDACQQDFACNFVDCISDIQIEVGTVHSAKGETHTATLFLSTFYHKDDIKYITPFLLEKPVQRTMGVRLKSCIKISHVAMSRPTHLFAMACHENNIADYQSEFSDNGWVIVSVESLMT
- a CDS encoding ATP-dependent nuclease, with the translated sequence MYLSSIRIWNFRKFGSIVMENVSLPGIVVPLNNGLNVLIGENDSGKSAIIDAIRLTLGTQSKDWFHLEDSDFHFDGIKRAQELKIECVFEKFTNEEAAPFLEWIDIDNSSGVPEYSLRLTYVARRTPDRISRELRAGSDPDGQSIFSAALDLLRIVYLKPLRDAESELAPSGRSRLAQILKAHTVFQKEDGKKHALEEIISEANNSVEKYFTDDDEASAILNTINTHLVNFLHPSTKQESEINISGSELQSILKRLSLVYQGESAGLGSLNLLYIAAELLLQQNTSRNELKLTIIEELEAHLHPQAQLRLVKYLETETQGQLILSTHSTTLASSLKLKNLIICKDGKAFPMGSAFTKLKKNNYDFLERFLDATKSNLFFAKGVILVEGDAENILLPTIATLIGRPLHQYGVSIVNVGSTAFLHYSKIFDRSDGQNMGIPVAIITDRDVCPYEVQIENHTGTDNIPTIESIKQGISDKGESIETRLGSGCAKVFISPHWTLEYEISLTKQLQKIFLKSILMSEKIQNAKDGAPKRQKIEEAKETANELFDEWRAELSQHSRKKEIIAKRIYTDIMLKKDISKAVVAQTFAKNIKQEYAKSSEDIISRLYQPAMRYLVNAIIHVTAALEDQPDA